In Macaca fascicularis isolate 582-1 chromosome 15, T2T-MFA8v1.1, one genomic interval encodes:
- the CDKN2B gene encoding cyclin-dependent kinase 4 inhibitor B, with protein sequence MREENKGMPSGGGSDEGLTSAAARGLVEKVRQLLEAGADPNGVNRFGRRAIQVMMMGSARVAELLLLHGAEPNCADPATLTRPVHDAAREGFLDTLVVLHRAGARLDVRDAWGRLPVDLAEERGHRDVAGYLRAATGD encoded by the exons ATGCGCGAGGAGAACAAGGGCATGCCCAGTGGAGGCGGCAGCGATGAGGGCCTGACCAGCGCCGCGGCGCGGGGACTAGTGGAGAAGGTGCGACAGCTCCTGGAAGCCGGCGCGGATCCCAACGGAGTCAACCGCTTCGGGAGGCGCGCGATCCAG GTCATGATGATGGGCAGCGCCCGCGTGGCGGAGCTGCTGCTGCTCCACGGCGCAGAGCCCAACTGCGCTGACCCCGCCACTCTCACCCGACCGGTGCATGACGCTGCCCGGGAGGGCTTCCTGGACACGCTGGTGGTGCTGCACCGGGCTGGGGCGCGGCTGGACGTGCGCGATGCCTGGGGTCGTCTGCCCGTGGACCTGGCCGAGGAGCGGGGCCACCGTGACGTTGCAGGGTACCTGCGCGCGGCCACGGGGGACTGA